A stretch of Pomacea canaliculata isolate SZHN2017 linkage group LG6, ASM307304v1, whole genome shotgun sequence DNA encodes these proteins:
- the LOC112565780 gene encoding four-jointed box protein 1-like: MRLVILIMTGIGFTLGLLCGLLLQLPADGLPASDKVRSDDLDVVELQGQGQHPRHQRDTLSLLSSSSDIPSAQSGSLESHRKSPGKVVGDSANDLVDNSNDFSAGKGAVQKQLLVSGVESEKKRGNVTNQILGVVTKDYNGEERRWETGGAEGKKGSSELTREQPGSAPWTGSNGDNSGAQPSSEPITAFSIRLKNSGGRMLVETAIPIERNGRPLSDEVKGAGARAANTETKSSRGGLDGIVSGVLWSPQLEASCPKGFEHDATAAWKKKSLGMQVVRVEEGCGRMQNRLITFRDSTKACARYRLNTDQIQGEIFSYYLARLLNVTNLPPALLLPVDSLNDKWKAVHLDLSLAQWADGRVVVLTQWLDDLNPSYIPTELREDNRKLHPTTEILGGRSKEELCDLLQWSDLVIFDYLTANLDRIVNNMFNKQWNAEMMNNPAHNLERTKAGSLVFLDNESGLFHGYRLLDKYSGFHEALLASLCVFRDSTVRAVKVLHKSKSVGAELKKLFMEGEVHHKRLPTIPEKNVQILQDRLANVYDQIIRCEQLYGR, encoded by the coding sequence ATGCGGCTTGTGATCCTCATCATGACAGGTATCGGCTTCACGCTTGGCTTGCTCTGTGGTCTCCTGCTGCAGCTGCCTGCAGACGGCCTGCCCGCCAGCGACAAGGTCCGCAGCGACGACCTGGACGTCGTTGAACTACAAGGTCAAGGTCAGCATCCTCGTCACCAACGAGACACGCTGTCCTTACTGTCTTCTTCGTCGGACATCCCTTCCGCTCAGTCCGGTTCGCTCGAGTCGCACCGGAAGAGCCCGGGGAAGGTCGTCGGTGATTCAGCCAACGACTTGGTGGACAACTCTAACGATTTTTCGGCAGGAAAGGGAGCAGTGCAAAAACAACTGCTGGTGTCAGGAGTCGAAAGTGAAAAGAAACGTGGTAATGTCACTAACCAGATTTTGGGAGTCGTGACAAAAGATTACAATGGGGAGGAACGAAGGTGGGAGACAGGAGGTGCCGAAGGAAAGAAGGGGTCATCGGAGCTGACGAGAGAACAGCCAGGCTCTGCTCCATGGACCGGAAGCAACGGTGATAATAGTGGTGCTCAACCGTCCTCGGAACCCATCACCGCTTTCAGCATTCGCTTAAAAAACAGCGGAGGGCGGATGTTGGTGGAGACAGCTATCCCCATCGAGCGGAATGGTCGACCCTTGTCTGATGAGGTGAAGGGTGCTGGCGCGAGGGCAGCAAACACTGAGACAAAGAGCAGCAGAGGAGGGCTAGATGGCATTGTGTCCGGGGTTCTGTGGTCGCCGCAACTAGAAGCCTCGTGCCCGAAAGGGTTTGAGCACGATGCCACGGCGGCGTGGAAGAAGAAGTCGCTGGGGATGCAGGTCGTCCGGGTGGAGGAGGGCTGCGGTCGCATGCAGAACCGCCTGATCACCTTCCGCGACTCGACCAAAGCCTGCGCCCGGTACCGCCTGAACACGGACCAGATCCAAGGGGAGATCTTCTCTTACTACCTGGCGCGGCTCCTGAATGTCACCAATCTACCCCCTGCCCTCCTTCTACCTGTAGACTCCCTGAACGACAAGTGGAAGGCCGTGCACTTGGATCTTTCGTTGGCGCAGTGGGCGGACGGCCGCGTGGTGGTTCTCACGCAGTGGCTGGACGACTTGAACCCCTCGTACATCCCCACGGAGCTGCGTGAGGACAACCGGAAGCTGCATCCGACAACGGAGATTCTTGGCGGGAGGTCGAAGGAAGAGTTGTGCGACCTCCTGCAGTGGTCGGATCTGGTGATTTTCGACTACCTGACCGCCAACCTGGATCGTATCGTCAACAACATGTTCAACAAACAGTGGAACGCCGAGATGATGAACAACCCGGCGCACAACCTGGAGCGGACGAAGGCTGGAAGCCTGGTCTTTCTGGACAACGAGTCCGGGTTGTTCCACGGGTACCGGCTGCTGGACAAGTACAGCGGCTTCCACGAGGCTCTGCTAGCCTCACTGTGTGTGTTCAGAGACAGTACTGTCCGCGCCGTGAAGGTCCTGCACAAGTCCAAGAGTGTGGGAGCGGAACTCAAGAAACTGTTCATGGAGGGCGAAGTGCACCACAAACGCTTGCCCACCatccctgaaaaaaatgttcagattCTTCAGGACAGGCTGGCAAATGTTTATGACCAGATTATCCGCTGTGAGCAATTATACGGTCGGTAG